In a genomic window of Cardiocondyla obscurior isolate alpha-2009 linkage group LG08, Cobs3.1, whole genome shotgun sequence:
- the Atpsync gene encoding ATP synthase lipid-binding protein, mitochondrial, whose protein sequence is MYACSRFLAPVAKSTLVSGTRTYLRPLSSAVINQSQYLQQNQIQAPNLSPIVRSFQTSTVSRDIDSAAKFIGAGAATVGVAGSGAGIGSVFGSLIIGYARNPSLKQQLFSYAILGFALSEAMGLFCLMMAFLLLFAF, encoded by the exons ATGTACGCGTGCAGCCGATTCCTTGCGCCAGTCGCTAAGTCCACC CTGGTATCCGGCACCAGGACCTACCTGCGGCCGCTGAGCAGTGCCGTGATCAACCAAAGCCAGTACTTACAGCAGAATCAAATTCAGGCACCAAACTTG TCACCTATTGTGCGTAGCTTCCAAACTTCCACAGTCAGTCGTGACATTGACTCGGCTGCAAAGTTCATTGGTGCTGGAGCTGCTACCGTAGGAGTAGCGGGATCTG GTGCTGGAATTGGATCTGTATTTGGTTCATTAATCATTGGCTACGCCAGGAATCCTTCCCTGAAGCAACAACTATTCTCATATGCCATCTTGGGCTTTGCCTTGTCCGAGGCTATGGGTCTATTTTGTCTTATGATGGCGTTCCTGCTCTTATTCGCCTTCTAA